One window of the Anaeromyxobacter dehalogenans 2CP-C genome contains the following:
- a CDS encoding peroxiredoxin, with protein sequence MAKPIWKVEVGDEAPDFELMATGDTAGKGAARRKVKLSDYRGRKNVVLAFYPAAFTPVUTVQMPSYEEDLSEFERRNAQVLGISTDQVFTNEAWAKSMGGLSYPLLSDHWPHGQVCSAYGVLRGDSGQAERAIFVIDEQGKVAYVDVHDIGEQPPTDKIMQALDKLK encoded by the coding sequence ATGGCGAAGCCGATCTGGAAGGTCGAGGTGGGCGACGAGGCGCCCGACTTCGAGCTGATGGCGACGGGCGACACGGCGGGGAAGGGCGCCGCTCGACGGAAGGTGAAGCTCTCCGACTACCGAGGAAGGAAGAACGTGGTGCTGGCGTTCTACCCGGCCGCGTTCACCCCGGTCTGAACGGTGCAGATGCCGTCGTACGAGGAGGATCTCTCCGAGTTCGAGCGGCGCAATGCCCAGGTCCTGGGCATCTCCACCGACCAGGTGTTCACCAACGAGGCGTGGGCGAAGTCGATGGGCGGCCTGTCGTACCCGCTGCTCTCCGACCACTGGCCCCACGGGCAGGTGTGCTCGGCGTACGGCGTGCTGCGCGGCGACTCCGGCCAGGCCGAGCGCGCCATCTTCGTGATCGACGAGCAGGGCAAGGTCGCCTACGTGGACGTCCACGACATCGGCGAGCAGCCGCCCACCGACAAGATCATGCAGGCGCTCGACAAGCTGAAGTAG